Part of the Hevea brasiliensis isolate MT/VB/25A 57/8 chromosome 16, ASM3005281v1, whole genome shotgun sequence genome is shown below.
aatacacttctatattcacaatccatatatccataactcaatcacatcacacagtccctcctgggcccatccaaacagtcatccatcataatatgtaaaatttcaatttagtccttataattaactctttttgcaaaaactacccaaatgaactctaaaaattctaaaactttgccctgcggtcgttagcaatattactaggctaatgcaaaaagaatcataattttctgagctatcacgaatattttacgaatttttaatctcatttaagcactagaaaattatgaaaaagtaaggtttgggtttacctatgccaattccgactttGGGGATGCGCtcgagacgtctgacaatggtggggtagccaaaacgtcGATCCAATTCGAAGACTTTTCCGGTAGTCGGTCTGTCTGACCAGAAATTCACAGACTCGGACAACtatcgaatttctgcgaattgaagatacctacaagaagcccacaacacgggggttagcacataaattttacagaattttctaaactcattaaatgctcggaaaaatactgcaaaatttcgtgggacccaccgaaaaacggtgtcagaaaatttcgaaatttatatcgccgcgaagctctcgacgagtggagcgctttggtactattggttttctcgtggggttaacagtttgcgagaaatctagcccaaaagtcaagatgggttaaaacttcccggacaaaaattggacaaactgctcaatggatttcggtgttcttggtgtctatggaaaactctcgacgagtagatgggtttagacacaagacccggctcgattggtggccggatcggccgagaaGATGAAGCAGTACGCTTGCGCGTCGCATTGCTTTGTGCGATGATTGCCAGCTCTCGTGGTCGCTGCGAGTGGGCGGTGGGAGGTGCGTCAGTGGTGGGGTGGCGGAGAGGCGGTGGCCGTGGTGgggtgggaggagagagaaaatgggagagagatagAAGAAGGAGAACGCGCgcgggagaggaagaaaaaggaagaagaaaggccggtccgattcgattggTCCGATCCGGTTCTgtttgattcggccggttcgattcaggatacaaaattttaaatttttactctgtcttgggacAGAAAACGAAgtctaaaaatttcaaaaaaattcatatactccaaatatatttttagttttgccacgtggtctttaaattaatttttaaaaatcatcaaagtttatatttttgaaaaatcgaacccgatttctaaaatcagaaaaatttcaaataatttcctaaaatttcaaataaaataaaatatcaatatttacccaaaataataaatttaaaaattaggagtgttacattATTATATGATTCTTTGGTTCAATTCAAAATCCTCAAAAATCTTGCATAGCACTActtgaaattaataaattttacattTTCAATGCATATTAAATAGAAATATATTAGtaagttaataaataaattactaattacaattttttaaaaaactaaCATGAATAATAGTATGAATTGAAaaagtaaaatttttaataaaataatatgggTGGAGTATATATTAGAAAAAAGATTagagaaaatttattattttaactatattatttatattttttaatccaTATGAAAATAAAAACAAGTCTCATTTTTGTGGAAGGGAGGGAGGAGCATTTATTGATTAAATAgattcataaatttttaatataataattttttaaaataaacaattaaaaattattttttttgtgaATAACCGCTCGAGTAACTTAAAAAATTCCAAATattcaaattaaatgttgtaagtGTAATTTGAAAATATATATGAATAAGCAGACTAAAAAGTGAAAATATCGGAATGAATAAGCCCACAAAAACGACGACGTTCCGGTCCAAATAAGGAAAAATACAAAGGAGCCACCGTTACTGGATTGCGCCAATCGtaaattcactttcttcctcgTTTGGCTTACCGGATAAAACCCTAGATGCTCTCAAGCATTTTTCTGGTATCTTTTTGTAACTATCTTTCACTTGGATTCTTAAACCCTCACTGGCTCGCAATCGCATGTCACTTGAATACAGTCACCATTATAGGAAATAAATATCGTTCAACGCTCTGTTTTGTTAGCTAGAATTTGTAGCATTGAGGTCAAAGTGTTTCTAGGTTTTATAGTTCTTGATGAGTTATCTTGACATCTTTTATATACcgcctaatttaatttttatacttacCTTGTTCTTTAATGTTACTGAATTAGGGTTCATACCATTGGAATCTGAGCGGCAATTCTTAAATTTCATGGAGGGAGTGGGAGATGACAATGGGGCACCTCTTGCTAAATGGAGGAGTGATTTTTCGAGGGTATTTCAGTATTATCTTGATAGATCAACCCCTCATACAATGCGGAGATGGCTAGGAACTTTGGCTGTGGCAATGATATATGTTTTACGAGTTTACTATCTTCAAGGGTTTTATGTTGTTTCTTATGGTCTGGGGATCTATATTTTGAATCTCTTGATTGGTTTTCTGTCGCCCAAGGATGATCCTGAGCTTGAAGCTTTGGATGGAGCTTCCTTGCCTACCAAAGGTTCTGATGAATTCAAACCTTTCATTCGCCGCCTACCTGAGTTCAAGTTCTGGTAATTTGTTATTTTTGCCTTATCAATACGTGCTTTAATCTTTTCAAAATTATCGAGCTGTTCTTTTTCCTCTTTCTGAAATAAGTTTCCAAATACATTTACCTGTGGAACCTAGCATGTTTAGGATGCCAAACTTAAGCTTTTTGGCATGTGCATAATTTAGCATCTAACGGGCCTATTTGATCCCAAATAGTTGTTTATGCCGTTGGCTTGCATGTGACTTGTGCTCTTGGTGAAAGGGGAAAAGCATTTTGAAAATCCAGGTGTTAGGTGTTTTAGGAGGCTTTGTTCCAGTTTGCCAGAATTTAACCGGCTTTCTTGATCTCGGATGTTAGTCATCCCTTGGCATTCTTTTGTGCTTTGTACTATTGATGAAAAGGAAAAGGCTTGAGTTTTGGCAATTTCCGTGTCATTAGtttcatgaaattttggcaaATTAATTTCATCTACTTCTGCTAGCAATGTTAAGAAAGGAAAGATCTCTTGATTTAGTTttgcttggatattaacttagtaTACTTCTATTGTCACAGACTGGGTGACTTACTGTTGATATTGAGGCTGTTGGTTCTAGCAATAATGTTAGGTCTTGTATAGATGTGCCAACCACCACCGCCACCCAACTTCCACCACCACTGCTACCACGAGTGAGATAATGTTATAAAAAGTTTAAAAAAGCAAAtatttgccaaatattttttttgttatcattttttatttataaaaataaaaaaccaatgaaaatcaattttttaaaagagtaaaaaataaaaaacaaaaagttGAACTAAACGCTACAAAAGTGGTTCTAGTGCTTTTCAACTTCATCAGTGCACCTCTTTTATCCAAATTAATGAAAATCAGTTTTTAGGAAGTAAAAGTAAGCTAAATTGAAACAAATGCACAAAAGTGTTTACAGTGCCTTTCAACAACTTCATCAGTGCAACTCATTATGTCTAAATCCTCTTATTGACATTATAGattttgtgattttttttttttgttggtttgggggggggggggggtggcggTGTAAGGTTCTTTTGGGCATATGTTActgtttaaattgtggaaattttcTGAATGTATTGTTTCATCATGGTTTCAGGTATGCCATCACAAAAGCTTTTGTTGTGGCTTTTCTTTTGACCTTCTTCTCTGTATTGGATGTACCTGTTTTCTGGCCGATATTGTTATGTTACTGGATTGTTCTATGTTTCCTTACAATGAAACGCCAAATCCTACATATGATCAAGTACAAATATGTCCCTTTCAATATTGGAAAGCAGGTGAGTTAGTCAAATGTATGGTTAGATTTGCAATATTTTATTTGTTCATTTATCAATAGTTATCCTTTGATTTTGACAGAGGTACGCTGGTAAGAAATCAACTCCAACTAGCAGCACAGCCACAGACTGAAAGCCGCAGAACTTCTAAATAAGGCAGAAGTAGGCTGCAGATCTAAGCATGAGACATTTCAAACAGATGAGATACTGCAGAGTCAGCAACTTCAACAGTTGTCACTTTTAGAAACTTTATGCTAGTGACAGTGTTATCGAATTTGTGCAACTTTTGGGACAACCGACTCACTTTTGGCCTGGGCTGCTTATTGTGTATAGCTAACAAAATACAATCATTGGTAGACATAATGTTCATTGTGCATACTTGTTGGATGAAAATTCTGTATTTGATATGACATCACAGCTATATAGTGAACACTCTGGCAGCTTTTAGATATGATCTTGCATAAATTGTCTACTCTATCTTTCTGAGGGAGTTCAATTTTAATATACTACTTGCCAAATTATGGCTGTGAGGAAATGAAATCTTAATCTTATCAAATGTGATAACTGCTTCTTTGCACTCGTAGTATCAAAACTATGGCTGAATGTGTGAGAAGTTGGACTGAAACATTGAAGCTGAAGGTCTTGCATGTTGATATGAACTCTTGGAGTGAGCAAAGTATCAATAAGTGTGCTCGGGAACATTGATGAACATTAATATATTACTAATGAGCATTGAGCTCGGTTGCTAATGAGCATTGACTTAGTGGTACTGAATTGTCTCTAAGATGAGAATCCAAAATGATGGTACCAAAACTCATCCCAAATATGTGCTTTCTGGTATGAAACAATTCCAAAGTTCAGTAAACGTGTTTTTGGCATTGTAGTATGGTGCAACCAAGCTATTCTGAAAAACGTAAGTCaacaaatatataaattttaatcaaaaagGACTTTGACATAAGCATCAGATGTTACTGTACCCAGATGCTTGGTGATGGAAGAGCAGTCTGCTGGATCTTTCACTTATTTGCGATGAATCATATCCCATCGAAGGCAACAATGGATACAAGTATACTGTGTATTGATTATCTCCTTTCATCTTTTAAAAAAGCAAAAGAAACTGATATAGTTTCAATTCTGAGCAGTTTTATAGCAGTATTACCTAAACATAGCTTTATACGCATGTAGAAAGGGATTCCAAAACCAGCTCCATGTAAATCACTCATACTGACAGTTGCTAGAGCTCTTTCTGTGTATGCTCATGAACTTGGCCACAAATTCTGCAGACAGAAGTGTCAGTCAACTACCAAGTAATAGTGAGTGCTTCGGATTAAATTCCTTGCACATAGGTAATGTTAAGTTTGGATTTTTCTTTAGAATTATAAAATGGACGTGGAAGTATCATTTTCTTTTAGAGTGGTTTATTCATTTTACCTTCTAATTTGAGCAAAGCACTTGTTCCTGTTGGGAGCCTCTTATCCTGTTAACAATAACCTTGAGTCACTTTCATATCCTTGACAGGCTAAAGAATCTGAAGGGACAACAGAACTTACATAATATCCATGCCAATAATAAAGCTCCCTTCTTGAACTGGCCTCCACTCCTTTAAGGAATTGTCCGACGAGATTCTGCTTGTTGGATTCATAACGCTATCAGAATGTAATTATTGGTGAATGATAATATGAGAACTTCCATCTTACGTATCAATTACATTACCAGAAGAATCAATTCGGGGTGCACAAAATCCAAAAGAAGCTTTTGAAGCTTTCCGCGTACTGAAAACAATCTGTCAAATCCATCGACGTGGAAAATTATCAGATATTTGAGTTCTATCATTTCGCATCCATGCTTTAACTTCAAGGATCACTCTTGTTCCCAGAAGTATGTTCCACAGTAAGCATGCCTCTTCCCAAAACTTTAGTCCTCCCCCATTCCTATAAGAAATAGAATTTGAACAAATGCAAAGAAAGCGTACCTCTTAGGTGATGGATCTGTTAGGATTTCTGTTGCAAGTTCTACTAAGACCTCTTCCCATCCAAATGGAATTGGTTGATCATCAGCAAAAGGATAGCTGCACAGCcaaattcataaaaatataattaatttgtgaCTATAGCCATCATCATTATTATTGTTGTGGTGCAGGTATATTGAAGTTAGGATGCCAATGACAATGAGGCTTTGGTCTTTCAAACCTATTTTGGAATAGACCAATTCTGGCTAGTCACTTAGTTGTAATTGTCATGATTTCTATCTCTTgacaaaaaagaagaaagaaagaaagaaaaatttaagTTAGGATTTCTTTAGTCAAATTCTTACTTGTGTGCTTTGCATGCTTCAAGAGCCATGATTGCTTTTCTCAGGTTCTGCTTTGATTTGGCAGCAATCCTAGCTGCAAAGTTCATAGGTAGATCAAAGTCCTCTTTTCTGGCTATCTGAATGAGAACCTCCATGATCTGGGAAAGTAGAGGTTGAATCAAGAATTGTGAATTAATAAAGGTTTCAGTAAGACATAATTTGAGAAACATTTATTCACTGATAGTTAGGACTCTACAGAAGAAAGCAGCAATCCCATACATGGAAACAGCCGTTCCTGCTAATAGTTTATCAATCCATTTAATCATATGCATAGAAGTACAATCAATGAACCTTATAAACCGAAATCAGCGGATTACTTACTTCATGAGTTACTGGAGCATCAACTTCAATAACTTTGCAGCGATTCTTCACTGATTCTGGGATGTCTACATCATCTTCGCAGCACAGTATGACTTTACAAGCATCTGTATAACAGTCCATTATCCATTTTATCAAGTGCTGAATGTTCTCTGTTGCTTTGTCAACCTGGTAAAGAACTAGCACTGAAATTAAGTAGGCACTGTGTTAGATTCAAGTGGCTGAGTTCAGCCGTTACGTAAGAAGTGAATCATGTGCTTATGCTAGAAGAATTGACCTCTATAATCTGGCTTAAAATTAACTTTGCTGACTTCAGGGACAATAGCGTAGGTGTTGCTTATTTCCTTTACAAtacccattagtgcatatttagcaTTTGGTTCCAAGTTCACATTGAGCTCCACATGGTGAACACTGTATGTTGCTGGAACAGCTACTTGCATTTCCCTTTTTTCCTGCCAGCATAAGATTACACAATATTGATTTCCGATAACTTCAGACATATAGAAAAAGTTGGTTAAATGTTATGCTATTGTTACTTATTAAGAAGAATGTTGATTGATTTTTTAGTGTTTTAGATCCAccaacataatattttataactaTTCATTTATATTTGTAGGTAATTGTTTATGCCACTAGCTTAAAAAAAAGGATTGAATTCCtggaaaaataaatattgcaaagaaaaatgattagggAAAAATAATGAGAGTAAAACATACCTGAACCTGGAAATATCTTAAATCATGAGATATCTGCAAGAAAAAAATTGTTCATTCTGTCAGCTTAAGAACCCACAAATAATATTGTAGGGAGAGAGATTTTCTGAAGTTAGTATCATTTGCCGGAAAGAACATACATTTCGACAAGCGTCACCAAATATTTCGTATAGAAGAGCCATTGCTAGTGATCTTTTTCCAGCACCAGATGGTCCCTTTAACAAAATATGCGGAATATTACCAAGAGATACCTGCAGTTACACAAAGAAATTGAATTAATAAGGCCCGCAGTTAAAAGCTAATAAAGGAAAATAACATATAACATATCAATTTTAGAGTAATCAGGCTAAGAGGACGAAGCAGTTCTAAATCCTGGTTTAACTTACAAGTTGCTTAAGAAGTTGAGCTTCTTGTTTGTGGCATGTAAATCCATTCAGAGAACATGGTTGATGTTTATCAGCCCAAAACTCTCTCAAGCTTTCGACCACGAATGCCTTCTCGATGAATAAATCTTCATCAAAATGTTGTTTTTCAGGTGATCTTGAGGTCCTGCAAGGTCCCCCTCTCATACAAGAAAACCAAACACTTGATTGACTCTTCTTTCTGCTTGCTGCGAATTTTTTCCAGCTCATACTTGTCCTACTCGTATCGCTTATCTTACTGCTTTCAGTGCTAAACTTGCCACTACTCTGTCCACTTGCAGCCGAGCTGGAAATCATAGTGGATCGTGAACCAGAACTCATCAAAGATCTTGGTAAGTTATGTTCAATATTATCGTTAGTTGTGCTCAGCTGTTGAAGTGCGGGATCCATCTGGGGAAACCTTGTGGGCCTTGGGATCAGAATAGCTCCATTATTACCATTTTTTGGCAAGCCATTCTTCTGCCTCATCAAGGCTGTATTCTCGCGAGAAAAGAAGATGTCACCAGGAGAAATAGACTCTGTGCTTTCAAAATTTGAAGCACTAAGCATGGCACTTCTAGACATCTTAATATCAGCTACCATCTCATTTAGTTCACCAACAGAAGGCGTGTTTCTGTGAGAAGCTTCTCTCTCCCTTTGTTTACTAGTCATGCTCCTTGGCAAAGGTGATGGGGTTCTCTCCCCCTTTTGCTCCCTGTGACCATGATCATTTTCTTGGTCCTTCTCTTTGGCTTTTGTTCTAGGTGCAGTTACCGATCTATGACTATGGGCTGATCTCTCGCTCATTCTACTAACTTCACCGAATTTTGAGAAGGAACCCCTTTCCTCTGTGTTAGGAGTTTTACGATTTTTCCTTATGCTAGAGCCTATAATCTGATCATTGTTACACATATCATGCTCCTCTCTTCCAGACTTAAATGGAGAAACCTGCCTTCTATGCTCAGATTTTGAGAAGGGACCAACATTTCTACGAACTGAAGCTGGTGAAATAGGTCGACCATCTTCTTTTCGCGTCCTGTACGGTGACTTGCTGGTGTTTCTCCTCCGGACTGGGCTGGCCATAGAGTCCCTTTTAGGAGAAGAATcataaaattttgaagaaaaattcccGTTATGTCTCATAGGACTAATGTTTCTTCTTAAATCCAAATCCATCTTTGGATTCGGAGGACCAACTATACTGCTGTTATTCTGATCACATAGAGGACTTTCTTGCCAATCAGTTTCTGTATCAGAAGGTTCATATCCGCTTCGCCTTTGCTTTGAGGAATTAGCAGAGAAAGGCTGAGAGGCTCTGCCATATCTCAATGCGTTATTCTCCATTGAACCAATTGTTCTTGTGAGTCCTGTAAGTGGTAAAACTCTTTGTACAGCCTTTTCTAAAAGTCCAGGAATCGAAAGAAGACGAAAGCTTTTGGAGAATCTAAGGAAGATAAAGGAAGCATTTGAGAAAATGGAGAAACATGCTTAAATTTTAAGGATACGATGGTTACAAAGTTAGAACATCGGTGAAGACAATGCTCGGTGTGGGTGATGGATATTCTATCCAGCCCAAAGTTACAAATTCCAAGTGCTAGTTTGTTTTTCGCTTCCGTTAATTTCTAAGCTGATCATCGAGGATGCTTTGTCGCTTCGTCCCCTCTCTATATTCCACTGCTTGATAGTTTGTTTTGTCTAATTTTGGCCAATTTTCCATCTTTCTTTGCTTATTCTATTTCATCAATTATGAAGTGAAAATTGACACAATCCTCACAAATGAGACTACTGTAGTTGTGAAAATTGCAGGCAATGGATGAATTCATTTCTCAGTGATAGCACATCTTGCTTCGTGATAAAGCTCATAAGCCCCAGCCCTAAGAAGcctcaaattagaaaaaaaaaaaaaaaaagtctgcaGGATTTTCTTTAATTCCGTATAAGCCCTTTTTTGCTATAATCTTTTTAACCTGCAACTCAAATCGCGTAAATGAAATTTCATGGGAATATTTGACAAGCCACATACTtgcatcaaaaaaaaaaaaaaaatccacattAGTTGAAAACAAAATATAGAACTTTTAGAAAGAAAAGATCATGATCATCGATACCATAAAAACGTAAATTTCTTTACCGGTAAACCATTTCCTCGTGACTCATTACAACTTGTAAATATTCAAAAATCAACATTCAATTTGTCAATACGAGAGAATATAAGAGAAGTTTAACATCCAACTATGATATCACAACGCAAGAACTTACAAGAGGAGTTTTAAGAAATTCAAGGACTCAATTGATAacgaaataaagaaaaaaaaaaaagtccatgAAAATGATGGCCAACTCTCTTAAAATTTTTGTCTTCTGCCTGAAGGGGTCCATGATGACCATATCTTACAACTATACTTGTAATGAAAGCTTtcatatttttatcaataaatatGCAATTAATTTACAAGCAATACCTCAAAGCAGATGTTTGTTGGCAGTATTGCAGTAAAATTTTGAGTATTTCTACAGTGTCTGGATAGAGGCTCGTGGTGTTACAGACGACAACCAATCAATTAAAGCTTTATTAACAAGCCCTGGAACTTCATCATGCGGGCAGTGACCAGCCTGTAAGTTCACAAGAGTAGTATTTGGATAAAACTCCTTGATTCGATTAGCCTTGGCAGGACCAACCCATGGATCTAAGTCATCCCACAGCAATAACAATGGGCATCTCAGTTGGCTTAAGGCACTATCTAAAGTGTATTTGCTCTGATTCAACATGAACCGAGTCATTAATCTGCAGAACAAGACTAAGACAGCATCATCAGCAAGATTGTCTGAACAGTGACTGTGAATTACTAATTTTATGGATTTTGACACACTATTTACAGCATTTCCCTTATAATAACTATCAATATGACTATATTAATCATATTGAACGAGCAAATGGGACACATCTAGTCTTTTGAAAAGTTTTAATGCATGAACTAGATGTGTAGAAAAGCCAATGTAGAATATCTCTTTTCTGAATGAGATGATTGTAGTCACACATGTACCTGTAATAAACTTCTCCAGCATTGGGATCAGCTGCTGGTCTTGTAATTGATTCTACAAGATAGTTATCCACATTGGAAGTATTTATATACACCTGCAAATCCAAGTTATAGATATGTTGTTAGGTATAAAACAAACTCCCTGCTCAGAGAAATAATTCATGCGTAAAACAAGGAGCCCTAGTTAAATTCGGGATCAGATGACTTACACTCTTTAATACAGATTCAATGCGAGCTGGTTGCTTTGCTTGCCAAAACAAAAATCCAAGAACTACACGCTGGAAAATTTCCTTCAGCGGCTTCAGGACAAATTTCTGTAAGATTGATTCTTCAGACTTGTTGGATTCTGCATTTGGGTTTCCAAACTGTCCAGCAGAATTTAGTAACAACTTGTTCATGCAACCCCACTGCTGCAACCCAAGTTGTAAACCCTCCAAGGCTGAAAATTACCATGAGTTAATATGGTGCAAACACTGAAAAGATTAACCGTTACATGTTCTTTTATCATTATAAAACAAATCCACATTTTCTTGTCTATGCATATATAACAGGTTCTTTTCTCGCCAAATAGAACGTTATAAAGCAATTGAAATTCCATCAGCAAATTTtcacattctagtgtttaaacttTAAAGCAAACAAGGGCAATTGGATCAAATTTATACTCTAAGCATGCAATGCAAATTCTAAATGTAAAAAATATTCTCTACATTTGCTTAGAGTGCCCATTTAGGATCCTCCTGTTAAGCATTTCAAACAACGTATTTACCCACAGACCATGAGGCAAAAACCTCATGGAATGCCCTATGTGAATGGATGTTACAATGGTATGACCACACAAGAGCCATGGTACTAAGATACGGCATGAATTGAATGGGCTGCCTCTAAGATTAAGGGGCTAAGGACTGTAATGCTTATACCCCCATCAAAGTAAAAGAGGCACAAGACCATTTCAAAAAGCCTTATAGTGActtagaggagagagaaaaactgGGTGATGTTAATAATTTTATTGGTTGCTGTTATAGGGTTAGAGTAATATCAGCACTCAAAAGGAAAACATGAATTTTGGAGcagagaaaatataaaaa
Proteins encoded:
- the LOC110645362 gene encoding protein RER1B, with translation MEGVGDDNGAPLAKWRSDFSRVFQYYLDRSTPHTMRRWLGTLAVAMIYVLRVYYLQGFYVVSYGLGIYILNLLIGFLSPKDDPELEALDGASLPTKGSDEFKPFIRRLPEFKFWYAITKAFVVAFLLTFFSVLDVPVFWPILLCYWIVLCFLTMKRQILHMIKYKYVPFNIGKQRYAGKKSTPTSSTATD
- the LOC110645361 gene encoding uncharacterized protein LOC110645361, which gives rise to MENNALRYGRASQPFSANSSKQRRSGYEPSDTETDWQESPLCDQNNSSIVGPPNPKMDLDLRRNISPMRHNGNFSSKFYDSSPKRDSMASPVRRRNTSKSPYRTRKEDGRPISPASVRRNVGPFSKSEHRRQVSPFKSGREEHDMCNNDQIIGSSIRKNRKTPNTEERGSFSKFGEVSRMSERSAHSHRSVTAPRTKAKEKDQENDHGHREQKGERTPSPLPRSMTSKQREREASHRNTPSVGELNEMVADIKMSRSAMLSASNFESTESISPGDIFFSRENTALMRQKNGLPKNGNNGAILIPRPTRFPQMDPALQQLSTTNDNIEHNLPRSLMSSGSRSTMISSSAASGQSSGKFSTESSKISDTSRTSMSWKKFAASRKKSQSSVWFSCMRGGPCRTSRSPEKQHFDEDLFIEKAFVVESLREFWADKHQPCSLNGFTCHKQEAQLLKQLVSLGNIPHILLKGPSGAGKRSLAMALLYEIFGDACRNISHDLRYFQVQEKREMQVAVPATYSVHHVELNVNLEPNAKYALMGIVKEISNTYAIVPEVSKVNFKPDYRVLVLYQVDKATENIQHLIKWIMDCYTDACKVILCCEDDVDIPESVKNRCKVIEVDAPVTHEIMEVLIQIARKEDFDLPMNFAARIAAKSKQNLRKAIMALEACKAHNYPFADDQPIPFGWEEVLVELATEILTDPSPKRLFSVRGKLQKLLLDFVHPELILLNLVGQFLKGVEASSRRELYYWHGYYDKRLPTGTSALLKLEEFVAKFMSIHRKSSSNCQYE
- the LOC110645342 gene encoding pheophytinase, chloroplastic-like, with protein sequence MALVWSYHCNIHSHRAFHEVFASWSVALEGLQLGLQQWGCMNKLLLNSAGQFGNPNAESNKSEESILQKFVLKPLKEIFQRVVLGFLFWQAKQPARIESVLKSVYINTSNVDNYLVESITRPAADPNAGEVYYRLMTRFMLNQSKYTLDSALSQLRCPLLLLWDDLDPWVGPAKANRIKEFYPNTTLVNLQAGHCPHDEVPGLVNKALIDWLSSVTPRASIQTL